In Acidimicrobiia bacterium, the following proteins share a genomic window:
- the ftsH gene encoding ATP-dependent zinc metalloprotease FtsH codes for MSRPPSEMPPGRRPSGGPERRPDGRSASPPPSWARMLPWLLILALVGVFALTNVFSTSNGSAKSVTYTQFLQAVDRGNVKKVTFNRSNGDISGDFNGTVGGAKSFTTNGPANDLQSQTVKDLQTHGVDLRYTSSSSNFFLALLPLLIPVLIIIGFFVWMNRRAQGQMGAVMNIGRSRAKVYATEKPKTTFSDVAGYSAVKAEIAEVVDFLKYPQKFKQIGARIPKGVLLVGPPGTGKTLIARAVAGEAGVPFVSVTGSDFMEMFVGVGAARVRDLFQTARKQAPAIIFVDEVDSIGRKRGAGLGGGHDEREQTLNQMLAEMDGFEATEGIVMMAATNRPDVLDPALLRPGRFDRQIVVPFPTQEERVAILEVHLRDKRVASDLDVNVVARGTPGMAGADLANLVNEAALFAVRRGAAEIHAEDIEAARDRVLMGLKRDSIALSEEEKEVIAYHEGGHAVMAYVLDHADPIHKVTILPTGMALGVTQQLPEEERHIYKREYIADSIVVALGGRTAEELVFGHLSTGAQNDLVRITELARKMVREWGMSERIGPMAWGAQGPVFLGEDLVHTRDYSDETARVIDEEVERILRQEESRARRIMRLHRRGLDAVARALLEHETLDGDEVERLVDEAMGRKAGGFRKVKRADGSVMEVKPPAENGGRRKPRPAARSRARGA; via the coding sequence ATGAGTCGCCCCCCTTCCGAGATGCCTCCCGGCCGCCGCCCGTCCGGCGGCCCGGAGCGTCGCCCGGACGGGCGCTCGGCGTCGCCGCCGCCGTCGTGGGCCCGGATGCTCCCGTGGCTCCTGATCCTGGCCCTCGTGGGCGTCTTCGCGCTGACGAACGTGTTCTCGACGTCGAACGGCTCGGCGAAGAGCGTCACCTACACGCAGTTCCTGCAGGCGGTCGATCGGGGCAACGTCAAGAAGGTCACGTTCAACCGCTCGAACGGCGACATCTCGGGTGACTTCAACGGGACCGTCGGCGGCGCGAAGTCGTTCACCACCAACGGCCCGGCCAACGATCTGCAGTCCCAGACGGTGAAGGACCTGCAGACCCACGGCGTCGACCTGCGCTACACGTCGAGCAGCTCGAACTTCTTCCTCGCCCTCCTGCCGCTGCTGATCCCGGTGCTCATCATCATCGGCTTCTTCGTGTGGATGAACCGGCGGGCGCAGGGACAGATGGGCGCGGTCATGAACATCGGCCGCAGCCGGGCGAAGGTGTACGCCACCGAGAAGCCCAAGACCACCTTCTCGGACGTGGCCGGCTACAGCGCGGTGAAGGCCGAGATCGCCGAGGTCGTCGACTTCCTGAAGTACCCGCAGAAGTTCAAGCAGATCGGGGCCCGCATCCCGAAGGGGGTGCTGCTCGTGGGTCCCCCCGGCACCGGCAAGACGCTGATCGCCCGGGCCGTCGCCGGCGAAGCCGGCGTGCCGTTCGTGTCCGTGACCGGCTCCGACTTCATGGAGATGTTCGTCGGCGTCGGCGCGGCGCGCGTGCGCGACCTGTTCCAGACCGCGCGCAAGCAGGCGCCGGCCATCATCTTCGTCGACGAGGTCGACTCGATCGGCCGCAAGCGCGGCGCTGGGCTTGGCGGCGGCCACGACGAGCGCGAGCAGACCCTCAACCAGATGCTCGCCGAGATGGACGGGTTCGAGGCCACCGAGGGGATCGTCATGATGGCGGCGACGAACCGCCCCGACGTCCTCGACCCCGCGCTGCTGCGTCCCGGGCGCTTCGACCGCCAGATCGTCGTGCCGTTCCCGACCCAGGAGGAGCGCGTCGCGATCCTCGAGGTGCACCTGCGCGACAAGCGCGTCGCCTCCGACCTCGACGTCAACGTCGTCGCTCGCGGCACGCCGGGCATGGCCGGCGCCGACCTGGCCAACCTCGTGAACGAGGCCGCGCTGTTCGCGGTGCGGCGCGGCGCGGCGGAGATCCACGCCGAGGACATCGAGGCCGCCCGCGACCGGGTGCTGATGGGCCTCAAGCGCGACTCGATCGCCCTCAGCGAGGAGGAGAAGGAGGTCATCGCCTACCACGAGGGCGGCCACGCCGTCATGGCGTACGTGCTCGACCACGCCGACCCGATCCATAAGGTGACGATCCTCCCGACCGGCATGGCGCTTGGCGTCACCCAGCAGCTCCCCGAGGAGGAGCGCCACATCTACAAGCGCGAGTACATCGCCGACTCGATCGTGGTCGCGCTCGGTGGCCGCACCGCCGAGGAGCTCGTGTTCGGCCACCTGTCCACCGGGGCCCAGAACGACCTGGTCCGGATCACCGAGCTGGCCCGCAAGATGGTGCGGGAGTGGGGCATGAGCGAGCGCATCGGCCCGATGGCGTGGGGCGCGCAGGGACCGGTGTTCCTGGGCGAGGACCTCGTGCACACCCGCGACTACTCCGACGAGACCGCTCGGGTCATCGACGAGGAGGTCGAGCGGATCCTCCGTCAGGAGGAGAGCCGGGCCCGGCGGATCATGCGCCTCCACCGGCGGGGCCTCGACGCGGTGGCCCGGGCCCTGCTCGAGCACGAGACGCTCGACGGCGACGAGGTCGAGCGCCTCGTGGACGAGGCCATGGGCCGCAAGGCCGGCGGCTTCCGCAAGGTGAAGCGCGCCGACGGCTCGGTCATGGAGGTCAAGCCGCCGGCCGAGAACGGCGGCCGCCGGAAGCCGAGGCCCGCGGCCCGCTCGCGCGCCCGCGGCGCCTGA
- a CDS encoding thioredoxin family protein gives MTARVAIAAGILLAALAVAWWLRRRRPEGPPRDPYPIPRQLDRRDFPRPDAPWLVAYFSSDTCASCQGLGPKVAVLESDAVATAVLDFADKRDLHDRYDISAIPMILLADADGVVRRAFVGATTATDLWASLAELRAPGSTPEPTLGALE, from the coding sequence GTGACCGCCCGGGTCGCCATCGCGGCCGGCATCCTGCTCGCCGCGCTCGCGGTGGCGTGGTGGCTGCGTCGCCGCCGACCGGAGGGCCCGCCCCGCGACCCGTATCCGATCCCGCGCCAGCTCGACCGGCGCGACTTCCCCCGGCCGGACGCGCCGTGGCTCGTCGCCTACTTCTCCTCCGACACCTGCGCGTCGTGCCAGGGCCTCGGGCCCAAGGTCGCGGTGCTCGAGTCGGACGCCGTGGCCACCGCCGTCCTCGACTTCGCCGACAAACGAGACCTGCACGACCGCTACGACATCTCGGCCATCCCGATGATCCTGCTCGCCGACGCCGACGGGGTGGTGCGGCGCGCCTTCGTCGGTGCCACGACCGCCACCGACCTGTGGGCGAGCCTCGCCGAGCTACGCGCGCCGGGGTCGACGCCCGAGCCGACGCTCGGCGCCCTCGAGTAG
- a CDS encoding DUF5719 family protein produces MSARRAPTGGRTPALLGVLAVVAALVAASHAGHGFAPSVRVATAPVAGPTLPPVAAISSSWFCAEGTAVAGGRADETVIVANLGGRSVTATIAVTSGDRPVASQRFSVAAAAQLRVDVASLTSAAEPGVVVEVLGGPVVVEHEVRHGARAAVGPCARQASSDWYFAAGATGPGTEDWLALFNPFGDDAIVDVTFLTASGVQAPGQTQAIDVPRRSRVSLPLHQLVPDQSSLALHVHARTGRVAAEQSLIFDGTNGVTGIATTLGATGTSATWRVPTGDAETGTTATLVLANFGPAGTRVDVHLALDSRATLPTMHVAVPSMSVETLPLSAIPTGGGYAVTLSTPRARPVVAQLLEVWAPPAPIVGVTATLGSTATAARWAFATGRVTAAGDAQLVAFNPSRRTRTVRVLAGAAGGLGRIATATVAPGQRVVVPLAAGVGPNQVLVLSADGPVAAGRLVLGPSPSASSGVPALP; encoded by the coding sequence GTGAGCGCCCGGCGGGCGCCGACCGGCGGCCGCACCCCCGCCCTCCTCGGGGTGCTGGCGGTGGTGGCGGCCCTCGTCGCCGCCAGCCACGCCGGCCACGGCTTCGCCCCGTCGGTCCGGGTCGCGACCGCGCCCGTCGCCGGGCCCACCCTGCCGCCGGTGGCCGCCATCTCGTCCTCCTGGTTCTGCGCCGAGGGCACCGCCGTCGCGGGCGGGCGCGCCGACGAGACCGTGATCGTCGCCAACCTCGGCGGCCGCAGCGTCACGGCGACGATCGCGGTCACGTCCGGTGACCGGCCCGTCGCCAGCCAGCGCTTCTCGGTGGCGGCGGCGGCCCAGCTGCGCGTCGACGTGGCGTCGCTCACGAGCGCCGCCGAGCCGGGCGTCGTCGTCGAGGTGCTGGGCGGCCCCGTCGTCGTGGAGCACGAGGTCCGCCACGGCGCGCGGGCCGCGGTCGGGCCGTGCGCCCGGCAGGCGAGCAGCGACTGGTACTTCGCCGCCGGCGCCACCGGGCCCGGCACCGAGGACTGGCTGGCGCTGTTCAACCCGTTCGGGGACGACGCCATCGTGGACGTGACCTTCCTCACCGCCTCGGGGGTGCAGGCGCCCGGCCAGACCCAGGCGATCGACGTGCCCCGCCGGTCCCGCGTCTCGCTCCCGCTGCACCAGCTCGTGCCCGACCAGAGCTCGCTCGCCCTCCACGTCCACGCCCGCACCGGGCGGGTCGCCGCCGAGCAGTCGCTGATCTTCGACGGGACGAACGGGGTCACCGGCATCGCCACGACCCTCGGGGCGACGGGGACCTCGGCCACCTGGCGGGTCCCGACCGGGGACGCCGAGACCGGGACGACGGCGACGCTCGTGCTCGCCAACTTCGGGCCCGCCGGCACGCGCGTCGACGTCCACCTGGCCCTCGACAGCCGGGCCACGCTCCCGACCATGCACGTCGCGGTGCCGTCGATGAGCGTCGAGACGCTGCCGCTCAGCGCGATCCCGACCGGCGGCGGCTACGCCGTCACCCTCAGCACCCCCCGCGCCCGGCCGGTCGTCGCCCAGCTGCTCGAGGTCTGGGCCCCGCCGGCCCCGATCGTCGGCGTGACCGCCACGCTCGGCTCCACCGCCACCGCGGCCCGATGGGCGTTCGCCACCGGCCGCGTCACCGCCGCCGGCGACGCCCAGCTCGTCGCGTTCAACCCCTCACGCCGGACCCGCACCGTGCGCGTCCTGGCCGGCGCCGCGGGCGGGCTCGGCCGCATCGCCACCGCGACGGTCGCGCCCGGCCAGCGGGTGGTGGTGCCCCTCGCGGCCGGCGTCGGCCCGAACCAGGTGCTCGTCCTTTCCGCCGACGGCCCCGTCGCGGCCGGCCGGCTGGTGCTCGGGCCCAGCCCGTCGGCGAGCAGCGGGGTGCCGGCGCTGCCGTGA
- a CDS encoding glycosyltransferase — translation MSLPDDAGSPPSPELDEQDRGMPPEVPAVVVVVVAHNPGRFLEAALGALGAQDYPAVSVLVVDAGSASDPTGRVAATLPAAFVHRTRDAQPGFGGAANEALEVVEGATFFLVCHDDVVLAPDAVRLLVEEAYRSNAAIVGPKLVSAENPEVLLEVGRSIDRLGGSHTGIEPGELDQEQHDAVRDVFYVSSAAMLVRADLFETLGGFDAATFPGSEDLDLCWRARLAGARVVVAPDARAAHVEAVDARRPEDVPSARDVARRRVRVLLTCYSWPSLLRVVPLGVALAAVEALVFAATPRRRQAAAVLGAWRWTLFHPGAIRSARRRAQAGRTIDDRELRELQVGARTRVGAFLAQHRADERIESLEDAVRDRVESLGRALVHPAALALLAFLVTAAVGSRDFFSSGVPAVGSFASWPGVHALAAAFTSPWRYTGLGSTAPAPPVLAVMAGLGTLFVGSVGTAEAVLVTLAIPVGALGALRLSRHVGVDGVGSIVAAVAYGVSPVPRNAIAGGRLGPLVLFALLPYLVLLLVRAARFEAVPRGRRQLLGLALVTGIACAWFPPAALVVLAAALALGVAALVVGGVGPALRSVGAAAVGAIGAGVLLFPWSTTVTHGRRDPAAFGFSLNPSVDLADLVRFHTGPAGSGIATFGLLAAAGLALLLTTGPRVRWAARAWALILVAWAAVELPARFAPGVAVPAPEAVLSLGALGVALAAGLAVASRPRGRLALRTVGVAVALAGVTLGGLGFVADAVDGRWHAPSGSWPAQLAFTRDQQFQGQFRVLWVGDPAALPLDPARVESGLSYTLTRNGPGDARELLRAPRVHARDPVVDAVTAAVAGRTTRLGRIVAPLGVRYVVLPRRNGPGGAAARPLPALDVALRNQLDLARLGSDPGLELYENQAWFPGRTIVRGRRAAVPARPADPLRAAAGTDLTGSPPLGAGPAGPGTVLWFEAYDAGWRADAHGTLVHQPAFGTTNQFRAPSRASVSISHTGQARTDALVAAEVALWLLALAWWARGRARPTRATDRAAARAAARATREERRRDRGGDFGSDVEFWERA, via the coding sequence ATGAGCCTGCCCGACGACGCCGGTTCGCCCCCCTCACCCGAGCTCGACGAGCAGGACCGGGGGATGCCGCCCGAGGTCCCCGCGGTGGTCGTCGTGGTGGTGGCCCACAACCCGGGCCGGTTCCTCGAGGCGGCCCTGGGCGCCCTCGGGGCCCAGGACTACCCGGCGGTGTCGGTGCTGGTCGTCGACGCGGGGTCGGCGAGCGACCCCACCGGGCGGGTGGCGGCCACCCTCCCCGCCGCCTTCGTCCACCGGACCCGGGACGCCCAGCCCGGGTTCGGGGGCGCGGCGAACGAGGCGCTCGAGGTCGTCGAGGGCGCCACCTTCTTCCTGGTCTGTCACGACGACGTGGTGCTGGCCCCCGACGCCGTCCGCCTGCTCGTCGAGGAGGCCTACCGGTCGAACGCGGCGATCGTCGGGCCGAAGCTCGTGTCGGCCGAGAACCCCGAGGTGCTCCTCGAGGTCGGGCGATCGATCGACCGGCTCGGCGGCTCCCACACCGGCATCGAGCCCGGCGAGCTCGACCAGGAGCAGCACGACGCGGTCCGAGACGTGTTCTACGTCTCCAGCGCGGCGATGCTCGTCCGCGCCGACCTGTTCGAGACCCTCGGCGGCTTCGACGCCGCGACCTTCCCGGGCTCCGAGGACCTCGACCTGTGCTGGCGGGCTCGGCTGGCGGGCGCGCGCGTCGTCGTGGCGCCGGACGCGCGCGCGGCGCACGTCGAGGCCGTCGACGCCCGGCGTCCGGAGGACGTGCCGTCGGCGCGCGACGTCGCCCGTCGGCGGGTCCGCGTCCTGCTCACCTGCTACTCGTGGCCGTCGCTGCTGCGCGTGGTCCCGCTCGGGGTCGCGCTCGCCGCCGTCGAAGCGCTCGTGTTCGCGGCCACGCCTCGTCGCCGGCAGGCCGCCGCCGTGCTCGGCGCGTGGCGGTGGACCCTCTTCCACCCCGGCGCGATCCGATCGGCGCGCCGGCGGGCCCAGGCCGGGCGCACGATCGACGACCGCGAGCTGCGCGAGCTCCAGGTCGGCGCCCGCACCCGGGTCGGCGCCTTCCTCGCCCAGCACCGGGCCGACGAGCGCATCGAGTCGCTCGAGGACGCCGTCCGCGACCGCGTCGAGTCGCTCGGCCGCGCCCTCGTGCACCCGGCCGCGCTCGCCCTCCTCGCCTTCCTCGTCACCGCCGCGGTCGGGTCGCGGGACTTCTTCAGCTCCGGGGTCCCCGCGGTCGGATCGTTCGCGTCGTGGCCCGGCGTGCACGCCCTCGCGGCGGCGTTCACCTCGCCGTGGCGCTACACCGGGCTCGGCTCGACCGCGCCGGCGCCGCCGGTGCTGGCCGTGATGGCGGGCCTCGGCACCCTCTTCGTCGGGAGCGTCGGCACCGCCGAGGCCGTCCTCGTCACGCTGGCCATCCCGGTCGGGGCGCTCGGGGCGCTGCGCCTGTCGCGCCACGTCGGCGTCGACGGGGTCGGGTCGATCGTGGCCGCCGTCGCCTACGGCGTGAGCCCGGTGCCCCGGAACGCCATCGCCGGCGGGCGGCTCGGGCCGCTCGTGCTCTTCGCGCTCCTCCCGTACCTCGTGCTCCTCCTCGTGCGGGCGGCGCGGTTCGAGGCCGTCCCGCGTGGACGCCGCCAGCTGCTCGGCCTGGCGCTCGTCACCGGTATCGCCTGCGCCTGGTTCCCGCCGGCGGCGCTCGTGGTCCTCGCCGCCGCGCTGGCGCTCGGTGTCGCCGCCCTCGTCGTCGGCGGCGTCGGGCCGGCGCTGCGGAGCGTCGGCGCGGCCGCGGTCGGGGCGATCGGCGCCGGCGTGCTGCTCTTCCCGTGGAGCACGACCGTCACCCACGGCCGGCGCGACCCCGCCGCGTTCGGGTTCAGCTTGAACCCGAGCGTGGACCTCGCCGACCTGGTGCGCTTCCACACCGGGCCGGCCGGCAGCGGGATCGCGACCTTCGGGCTGCTCGCCGCCGCCGGCCTGGCGCTGCTGCTGACCACCGGCCCGCGGGTCCGGTGGGCGGCGCGGGCGTGGGCGCTGATCCTCGTGGCGTGGGCCGCGGTCGAGCTGCCGGCCCGGTTCGCGCCCGGCGTCGCCGTGCCGGCCCCCGAGGCGGTGCTGTCGCTCGGCGCCCTCGGCGTCGCGCTCGCCGCCGGCCTGGCGGTGGCGAGCCGTCCCCGAGGCCGGCTCGCGCTGCGCACCGTCGGCGTGGCGGTCGCGCTCGCCGGGGTGACGCTCGGCGGGCTCGGTTTCGTCGCCGACGCCGTCGACGGGCGCTGGCACGCGCCGAGCGGGTCGTGGCCGGCCCAGCTCGCGTTCACCCGGGACCAGCAGTTCCAAGGCCAGTTCCGGGTCCTCTGGGTCGGCGACCCCGCGGCCCTGCCCCTCGACCCGGCCCGGGTCGAGAGCGGCCTCTCGTACACGCTCACGCGCAACGGGCCCGGTGACGCCCGAGAGCTGCTCCGCGCCCCTCGGGTGCACGCCCGGGACCCGGTCGTGGACGCCGTCACCGCGGCCGTCGCCGGCCGCACCACCCGCCTCGGGCGCATCGTCGCCCCGTTGGGCGTGCGCTACGTCGTCCTCCCGCGCCGCAACGGCCCGGGCGGCGCAGCGGCCCGCCCGCTCCCCGCCCTCGACGTCGCGCTCCGCAACCAGCTCGACCTGGCCCGGCTCGGCAGCGACCCGGGGCTCGAGCTGTACGAGAACCAGGCCTGGTTCCCGGGCCGCACGATCGTGCGGGGCCGTCGGGCCGCGGTCCCGGCGCGGCCGGCCGACCCGCTGCGCGCCGCCGCCGGCACCGACCTGACGGGCAGCCCGCCGCTCGGCGCGGGCCCGGCGGGGCCGGGGACGGTGCTGTGGTTCGAGGCCTACGACGCCGGCTGGCGCGCCGACGCCCACGGCACCCTCGTCCACCAGCCGGCGTTCGGGACCACGAACCAGTTCCGAGCGCCGTCGCGCGCCTCGGTGTCGATCTCGCACACGGGCCAGGCCCGGACCGACGCCCTCGTCGCCGCTGAGGTCGCGCTGTGGCTGCTCGCCCTCGCCTGGTGGGCTCGGGGGCGCGCCCGTCCGACCCGAGCCACCGACCGCGCCGCGGCCCGCGCCGCGGCCCGCGCCACTCGGGAGGAGCGCCGCCGCGACCGCGGCGGCGACTTCGGATCCGACGTCGAGTTCTGGGAACGCGCGTGA
- the cofD gene encoding 2-phospho-L-lactate transferase has product MLAALAGGVGAARFLCGLVDVVPPETITAIVNTGDDDEFHGLWVCPDLDSVTYALAGANNPETGWGLAGETFHAVDAIARYGVPTWFRLGDRDLATHLYRTQRRREGAPLSAVTAEIAAAWGLRVRLLPMTDDRVATRITVPGPAGGVTELALQEWFVRDRAEPTVLGVRFDGADAARPAPGVLEALARAETILICPSNPVISIGPVLAVPGVRDLLAARRSRVVAVSPIVGGRPVKGPADRLMGPLDLEVSSVGIARAYADVCATLVIDEADASDAARIEALGLRAVVTDTLMRDSRVAAALARQTVAAVA; this is encoded by the coding sequence GTGCTCGCCGCGCTGGCCGGAGGGGTGGGGGCGGCTCGCTTCCTGTGCGGGCTCGTCGACGTGGTCCCCCCCGAGACGATCACCGCGATCGTCAACACCGGCGACGACGACGAGTTCCACGGCCTGTGGGTCTGCCCCGACCTCGACAGCGTCACGTACGCGCTCGCGGGGGCGAACAACCCCGAGACGGGCTGGGGCCTCGCCGGCGAGACCTTCCACGCCGTCGACGCGATCGCGCGCTACGGGGTCCCGACCTGGTTCCGCCTCGGCGACCGGGACCTCGCCACCCACCTCTACCGCACCCAGCGCCGACGGGAGGGCGCGCCGCTCAGCGCGGTGACGGCCGAGATCGCCGCGGCCTGGGGGCTCCGCGTCCGGCTGCTGCCGATGACCGACGACCGGGTGGCGACCCGCATCACCGTCCCGGGACCGGCCGGCGGCGTGACCGAGCTCGCCCTCCAGGAGTGGTTCGTGCGCGACCGGGCCGAGCCGACGGTGCTCGGGGTGCGCTTCGACGGCGCCGACGCGGCGCGGCCCGCACCCGGGGTGCTCGAGGCCCTGGCCCGGGCCGAGACCATCCTGATCTGCCCCAGCAACCCGGTGATCTCGATCGGCCCGGTGCTCGCCGTGCCCGGCGTCCGGGACCTGCTCGCGGCCCGGCGCTCGCGCGTCGTGGCCGTGAGCCCCATCGTCGGCGGCCGACCGGTGAAGGGACCGGCCGACCGGCTCATGGGCCCGCTCGACCTCGAGGTGTCCAGCGTCGGGATCGCCCGCGCCTACGCCGACGTGTGCGCCACGCTCGTCATCGACGAGGCCGACGCGAGCGACGCGGCGCGGATCGAAGCGCTCGGGCTGCGGGCGGTCGTGACCGACACGCTGATGCGCGACTCGCGCGTCGCGGCGGCGCTGGCGCGCCAGACCGTCGCCGCCGTGGCGTGA
- the cofE gene encoding coenzyme F420-0:L-glutamate ligase, whose product MTLTVIPIAGVPEIRAGDELATLIADAAAAQGTPLADRDCVVVTQKVVSKAEGRLVALDPDDRAARRALIDAESVRVLRRRGDLVISETRQGFVCANAGVDLSNVEAGWAALLPLDADRSARHVRDALRARAGIDAAVVVSDTFGRAWRLGLTDVAIGVAGLAGVVDLRGGQDGMGRALQVTEVAVADEVAGAAELVMGKAARVPAAIVRGLDPAWFRAGSGRELVRAPADDLFR is encoded by the coding sequence GTGACCCTCACCGTCATCCCGATCGCCGGCGTCCCCGAGATTCGGGCCGGCGACGAGCTCGCCACCCTGATCGCCGACGCCGCCGCGGCGCAGGGCACGCCGCTCGCCGACCGCGACTGCGTCGTCGTGACCCAGAAGGTGGTCTCGAAGGCCGAAGGCCGACTCGTCGCCCTCGACCCCGACGACCGCGCCGCCCGACGAGCCCTGATCGACGCCGAGTCGGTGCGGGTGCTCCGCCGTCGTGGTGACCTGGTCATCAGCGAGACCCGGCAGGGCTTCGTGTGCGCGAACGCCGGCGTGGACCTCTCGAACGTCGAGGCGGGCTGGGCCGCGCTGCTGCCGCTCGACGCCGACCGCTCGGCTCGCCACGTGCGGGACGCGCTGCGGGCCCGCGCCGGGATCGACGCCGCGGTGGTGGTGTCCGACACGTTCGGGCGGGCCTGGCGGCTCGGGCTCACCGACGTGGCCATCGGGGTCGCGGGGCTGGCGGGGGTCGTGGACCTGCGCGGCGGCCAGGACGGCATGGGCCGAGCGCTGCAGGTCACGGAGGTGGCCGTCGCCGACGAGGTCGCCGGCGCCGCCGAGCTGGTGATGGGCAAGGCGGCTCGGGTGCCCGCGGCCATCGTGCGGGGCCTGGACCCGGCGTGGTTCCGGGCCGGCTCCGGGCGCGAGCTCGTGCGCGCGCCGGCCGACGACCTGTTCCGGTGA
- a CDS encoding nitroreductase family protein: protein MTGTVPAFLTARRSIRAFRPDPVSLEQLDALVEAACLAPAPHHSQPWRFVVLADADARAALADGMGARWRRDLAGDAVAPARIDALVDDSRRRLVAAPAAVLGCLTDDGLDRYPDERRQRSEWGMALLALGAAVENLMLAAADADLASCWVAAPIFCPEEARDALHLEPSWLPQALVLVGHPDPGYEPRRRARVDLDRLRLRR, encoded by the coding sequence GTGACGGGGACGGTCCCCGCCTTCCTGACCGCCCGGCGCTCGATCCGCGCCTTCCGTCCCGACCCCGTCTCCCTCGAGCAGCTCGACGCGCTCGTGGAGGCCGCGTGCCTGGCGCCGGCGCCCCACCACTCCCAGCCGTGGCGGTTCGTGGTGCTGGCCGACGCCGACGCCCGGGCCGCCCTCGCCGACGGGATGGGGGCGCGATGGCGTCGCGACCTGGCCGGCGACGCGGTCGCGCCGGCTCGCATCGACGCCCTCGTCGACGACTCGCGCCGGCGGCTCGTCGCCGCGCCGGCGGCCGTGCTCGGCTGTCTCACCGACGACGGCCTCGACCGCTACCCCGACGAGCGCCGCCAGCGGTCCGAGTGGGGCATGGCCCTGCTCGCCCTCGGCGCCGCGGTCGAGAACCTCATGCTCGCCGCCGCCGACGCCGACCTGGCGTCGTGCTGGGTGGCGGCGCCGATCTTCTGCCCCGAGGAGGCCCGTGACGCGCTGCACCTCGAGCCGTCGTGGCTCCCGCAGGCGCTCGTGCTCGTCGGCCACCCGGACCCCGGCTACGAGCCGCGGCGCCGAGCGCGGGTCGACCTCGACCGGCTGCGGCTGCGGCGCTGA
- a CDS encoding NAD-dependent epimerase/dehydratase family protein has translation MRVLVTGGAGFIGSTLVERLLAEDCEVDVVDDLSSGSLPNLAEARARRVPRCTFQRLDVREKGIVELMTHRKPEVVFHLAAQASVTVSVADPTFDADVNVLGSLNVLQGALAAGCRKVVFAGSGGTLYGVPGKIPTTEGHAQHPISPYGVSKKAVGDYLHYYRAVHDLEYTVLALANVYGPRQDPHGEAGVVAIFANTLLSGQRPPIFGDGKQTRDFVFVDDVADAFARAAHKGGGLIVNIGTGVETSVHELYDLMAGAVGFEQPARSEPPRAGELRRSALDPGRAAIQLGWQPWTPLRDGVAATIAWFREARSAG, from the coding sequence ATGAGGGTCCTCGTCACCGGCGGCGCCGGCTTCATCGGCTCGACCCTCGTCGAGCGCCTCCTCGCCGAGGACTGCGAGGTCGACGTCGTCGACGACCTCTCGTCCGGGTCGCTGCCGAACCTCGCCGAGGCGCGAGCCCGGCGGGTGCCCCGGTGCACGTTCCAGCGCCTCGACGTCCGCGAGAAGGGGATCGTCGAGCTCATGACGCACCGCAAGCCCGAGGTCGTGTTCCACCTCGCGGCGCAGGCCAGCGTGACGGTCTCGGTCGCCGACCCGACCTTCGACGCCGACGTCAACGTCCTCGGATCGCTGAACGTGCTGCAGGGCGCGCTGGCCGCCGGCTGCCGGAAGGTCGTGTTCGCGGGCTCCGGCGGGACCCTCTACGGCGTCCCGGGGAAGATCCCGACGACCGAGGGCCACGCGCAGCACCCGATCTCGCCGTACGGCGTCTCGAAGAAGGCCGTCGGCGACTACCTCCACTACTACCGGGCGGTGCACGACCTCGAGTACACGGTGCTGGCCCTCGCCAACGTGTACGGCCCCCGGCAGGACCCGCACGGCGAGGCGGGCGTGGTCGCCATCTTCGCCAACACGCTGCTGAGCGGTCAGCGCCCCCCGATCTTCGGGGACGGCAAGCAGACCCGCGACTTCGTGTTCGTCGACGACGTCGCCGACGCGTTCGCGCGCGCCGCCCACAAGGGCGGTGGGCTCATCGTCAACATCGGGACCGGCGTCGAGACGAGCGTGCACGAGCTCTACGACCTCATGGCCGGCGCCGTGGGCTTCGAGCAGCCCGCCCGCTCCGAGCCGCCCCGGGCCGGTGAGCTCCGGCGCTCGGCGCTCGACCCGGGCCGGGCCGCGATCCAGCTGGGCTGGCAGCCGTGGACGCCGCTGCGCGACGGCGTGGCCGCCACCATCGCCTGGTTCCGGGAGGCGCGGTCGGCGGGCTGA